The genomic DNA TATCCGGTTTAAACAATCCTTTAACCCACCTGTAAAACTCCGGCATTTCGGTAACGGCACGGCTCACAATAAAATCAAATTTTTGCTTCAATTGCTCTGCACGAATTTGCTCTGCTGTTACATTCATCAACCCAAGGGCTTTCACAACTTCATTCACAACAGTAATTTTTTTACCAATTGAGTCAACCAGATAAAATTGTGTTCCGGGAAATAATATAGCCAGCGGGATTCCGGGAAAACCACCGCCCGTGCCAACATCAAGCACATGGGTGCCCGGTTTAAATGAAATTACTTTTGCAATACCCAGTGAATGCAGAACATGCCGCTCATACAAAAGATCAATGTCTTTACGCGATACTACATTGATACGCGCATTCCAGTACTCATAAAGATCTTTTAAT from Bacteroidota bacterium includes the following:
- the rsmG gene encoding 16S rRNA (guanine(527)-N(7))-methyltransferase RsmG, whose product is MKLLQTYFPDITPKQTEQFSRLKDLYEYWNARINVVSRKDIDLLYERHVLHSLGIAKVISFKPGTHVLDVGTGGGFPGIPLAILFPGTQFYLVDSIGKKITVVNEVVKALGLMNVTAEQIRAEQLKQKFDFIVSRAVTEMPEFYRWVKGLFKPDSFNELPNGILYLKGGDLAAELGSFKGRYRLYNLSDYFKEGFFETKKVVYLKC